One window of Mesorhizobium sp. PAMC28654 genomic DNA carries:
- a CDS encoding ABC transporter ATP-binding protein, with product MLSVDNLVVRYGAVTAVRDLSLKVGRGELVALLGPNGAGKSSTINALTGLVTPASGRIVLDGQDISRVRTEDRIRAGLTSTPEGRHIFANLTVGENLRLGAATRRDPKGVRQDIERFLALFPVLSERYGQAAGTLSGGEQQMLAIARSLMSRPKLLLLDEPSLGLAPKIVVQIFDFIGELKAEGLTLLVVEQNAKQALRFADRVYVVSAGTLRYEGPPSELADEHGLFNLYIGG from the coding sequence GTGCTGAGCGTCGACAATCTGGTCGTCCGCTACGGCGCGGTTACAGCGGTGCGCGACCTCAGTCTGAAGGTCGGCCGGGGCGAGCTTGTCGCCCTGCTTGGCCCCAACGGGGCCGGCAAGAGCTCGACCATCAATGCGCTGACCGGCCTGGTCACGCCGGCCTCTGGCCGCATCGTCCTCGACGGCCAGGACATTTCGCGTGTCCGCACCGAGGACCGTATTCGCGCCGGGCTGACCTCGACGCCAGAGGGCCGGCACATCTTCGCCAATCTGACGGTTGGCGAGAACCTGCGCCTGGGTGCGGCGACACGGCGCGATCCCAAGGGTGTGCGACAGGACATCGAGCGTTTCCTGGCGCTGTTTCCGGTGCTCTCCGAACGCTATGGCCAGGCGGCCGGCACGCTCTCGGGCGGCGAGCAGCAGATGCTTGCCATTGCCAGGTCGCTGATGTCGCGGCCGAAGCTCCTGTTGCTCGACGAGCCGTCGCTCGGGCTGGCGCCGAAGATCGTGGTGCAGATCTTCGATTTCATCGGCGAGCTCAAGGCCGAGGGGCTGACGCTGCTGGTGGTCGAGCAGAACGCCAAGCAGGCGCTGCGCTTCGCCGACCGCGTCTATGTCGTCAGCGCCGGCACGCTTCGCTATGAAGGGCCGCCTTCCGAACTTGCCGACGAACACGGCCTCTTCAACCTCTATATCGGCGGATAG
- a CDS encoding branched-chain amino acid ABC transporter permease: protein MDYALQQLLNALAFGAEYSLVALGLAVVFSIMGLVNFAHGEIIGVSAYSVFLAAALGLTSPVVAVLIAVTAAALAAVTFERVAFRPVRYAPTTTGLLTAFGVSIVVQNLFMLLISPKPQSVSILNGLNQMWFFGPFAVSSLQVMELIVSGLTILALVLFLNRSTLGLAIRAASRDFATVRLMGIRANRVIATAFAISGALAGIAAVFIIARRGSVSPDLGFSLVLKAFVACVIGGFGSLAGAATGGMLLGFIEVGLLVALPQEYGGFKDALTYVIIVALLVYRPEGLLGQRVELGDKEI, encoded by the coding sequence ATGGACTATGCCTTGCAGCAGCTTCTCAACGCGCTGGCCTTCGGCGCGGAATATTCGCTGGTCGCGCTCGGCCTTGCCGTGGTGTTTTCCATCATGGGCCTGGTCAATTTCGCGCATGGCGAAATCATCGGCGTGTCCGCCTACAGCGTGTTCCTGGCGGCGGCACTCGGGCTGACCTCGCCGGTCGTCGCCGTGCTGATCGCGGTTACGGCGGCGGCACTGGCTGCCGTCACCTTCGAGCGGGTGGCGTTCCGGCCGGTGCGCTATGCACCGACGACGACAGGACTGCTCACCGCCTTCGGCGTCTCGATCGTCGTGCAGAACCTGTTCATGCTGCTGATCTCGCCCAAGCCGCAATCGGTGTCGATTCTCAATGGCTTGAACCAGATGTGGTTCTTCGGCCCCTTCGCGGTGTCGTCGCTGCAGGTGATGGAACTCATCGTTTCCGGCCTGACCATCCTGGCCCTGGTGCTTTTCCTCAACCGCTCGACGCTGGGCCTGGCGATCCGCGCGGCGTCGCGTGATTTCGCCACGGTGCGGCTGATGGGCATCCGGGCAAACCGGGTGATCGCCACCGCCTTCGCCATTTCGGGTGCGCTCGCCGGCATTGCCGCCGTGTTCATCATCGCACGACGCGGCAGCGTCTCGCCCGATCTCGGCTTCAGCCTTGTGCTGAAGGCCTTCGTCGCCTGCGTCATCGGCGGCTTCGGCTCGCTGGCCGGGGCGGCTACCGGCGGCATGCTGCTCGGCTTCATCGAGGTCGGCCTGCTGGTCGCCCTGCCGCAGGAATATGGGGGCTTCAAGGATGCGCTCACCTACGTGATCATCGTCGCGCTGCTTGTCTACCGACCGGAAGGCCTGCTCGGCCAGCGGGTCGAACTCGGCGACAAGGAGATTTGA
- a CDS encoding branched-chain amino acid ABC transporter permease, whose translation MPQALENSAPPVVAAAPNSVLTRSLIGGLVTSLPVLMVGLAILNFAPTYYTYLALGAFVNLIVVVGLQVFMGNSNIANLGHSAFVGLGAYGVAILSTPLAMKKLSIPNAPFGFATLQLDPVSSALIALIVVGIIAAVSGKVISRLSGVAATIVSLALLIIVHSVFLNWTNLFKGNQAFFGIPKVVGLPWMMVFSVVVIVLARLFKDSRWGLQLRASAQSPQAAAALGIDARRLRLMSWVLSALICGLAGVLYAYFAGTISPKLFYFQMIFNTLAMLILGGMATVTGAVTGVIVLSVGLEFIRSIESGVTIAGIQLPQMLGLSGVALGVVIVLCMAFRPSGISGRYELDELLSRFFRRNAK comes from the coding sequence GTGCCGCAAGCCCTGGAAAATTCAGCGCCCCCGGTTGTTGCTGCTGCGCCCAACAGCGTGCTGACGCGCTCGCTGATCGGCGGACTGGTGACGTCTCTTCCTGTTTTGATGGTCGGGCTGGCGATCCTGAATTTCGCGCCGACCTACTACACCTATCTGGCGCTTGGCGCCTTCGTGAACCTGATCGTCGTCGTCGGCCTGCAGGTGTTCATGGGCAACAGCAACATCGCCAATCTCGGCCACAGCGCCTTTGTCGGCCTGGGCGCCTATGGCGTCGCCATCCTGTCGACGCCGCTGGCGATGAAGAAGCTGTCGATCCCCAACGCCCCGTTCGGCTTCGCCACGCTGCAGCTCGATCCGGTGTCGTCGGCGCTCATCGCGCTGATCGTGGTCGGCATCATCGCAGCCGTCAGCGGCAAGGTGATCAGCCGCCTGTCGGGCGTCGCCGCGACCATCGTCAGCCTGGCGCTGCTGATCATCGTCCATTCGGTGTTTCTCAACTGGACTAATCTGTTCAAGGGCAACCAGGCCTTCTTCGGCATTCCAAAAGTGGTCGGCCTGCCCTGGATGATGGTGTTTTCGGTGGTGGTGATCGTGCTGGCGCGGCTGTTCAAGGACAGCCGCTGGGGCCTGCAGCTGAGAGCCAGCGCCCAGAGCCCGCAAGCGGCCGCCGCGCTTGGCATCGACGCACGGCGCCTGCGGCTGATGTCGTGGGTGCTGTCGGCGCTGATCTGTGGTCTCGCCGGCGTGCTCTACGCCTATTTCGCCGGCACGATCAGCCCGAAACTGTTCTACTTCCAGATGATCTTCAACACGCTGGCGATGCTGATCCTGGGCGGCATGGCGACGGTGACGGGTGCCGTGACCGGCGTGATCGTGCTTTCGGTGGGGCTCGAATTCATCCGCAGCATCGAATCCGGCGTGACCATCGCCGGTATTCAGCTGCCGCAAATGCTCGGCCTGTCGGGCGTGGCGCTGGGTGTCGTCATCGTGCTGTGCATGGCTTTCCGGCCAAGCGGCATCAGCGGCCGCTACGAGCTTGACGAACTCTTGTCGCGATTTTTCCGGCGCAACGCGAAGTAG
- a CDS encoding glutamine synthetase family protein: protein MEFEDITAEYAPKLEALQRDLASRGEFVEVHTVDTSGAFRSKIAPLKLSPYGESINAILYCVTHGDGQPMGDVAFASPSANEENGFPNIKGIIDPATVVQHGWKPKFASAITSSYMLDGATCPFDPRGVLARIEKRVKALGYEPMFALEYEFGIFHADHDLMRAGRYRELKPWGHSLTNYDLVRSGEYQDFAAEFITRMKSIGIGVASLVTEYGYGMYEYALTPKSALEAADDAMRAKLHLRELCAERGLVATFMTRFQPPGKESACGAHHHVSLWRDGKPAFAAGPNRLTPVAEKFLAGVLNRMQETHLLFRPTVNSYRRFDRGAWSPEDVAWGFENRTAPIRAITTPNDGACRLEHRAPGADINPYLSIAAILAAGCEGIEKDLPLEAPVTSNLANLDKPKLPRTLNASIEAFATSDFCADAFGEAFRDNYAESRRAEQAAFDAWQASHITDFEWQRYFVS, encoded by the coding sequence GTGGAATTTGAGGACATAACGGCGGAGTACGCGCCGAAGCTCGAGGCGCTGCAGCGCGATCTGGCATCGCGCGGCGAATTCGTCGAGGTGCATACGGTCGACACGTCGGGAGCGTTCCGCTCCAAGATCGCGCCGCTAAAACTTTCGCCTTATGGCGAATCCATCAACGCCATCCTCTATTGCGTCACCCATGGCGACGGCCAGCCGATGGGTGATGTCGCCTTCGCCTCGCCCAGCGCCAACGAGGAAAACGGCTTTCCCAACATCAAGGGGATCATTGATCCGGCGACCGTGGTGCAGCACGGCTGGAAGCCGAAATTCGCCTCGGCCATCACGTCCTCCTACATGCTCGATGGTGCTACCTGCCCGTTCGATCCACGCGGCGTGCTGGCCCGCATCGAGAAGCGAGTCAAGGCGCTCGGCTACGAGCCGATGTTCGCGCTCGAATACGAATTCGGCATCTTCCACGCCGACCACGATCTGATGCGCGCCGGGCGCTACCGCGAGCTGAAGCCGTGGGGCCATTCGCTGACCAACTATGATCTGGTGCGCAGCGGCGAGTACCAGGATTTCGCCGCCGAGTTCATCACCCGCATGAAGAGCATCGGCATCGGCGTCGCCTCGCTGGTCACCGAATATGGCTACGGCATGTATGAATACGCGCTGACGCCGAAGTCGGCGCTGGAGGCGGCTGACGATGCCATGCGCGCCAAGCTGCATCTGCGCGAATTGTGCGCCGAGCGCGGCCTGGTCGCCACCTTCATGACCCGCTTCCAGCCGCCGGGCAAGGAAAGCGCCTGTGGCGCGCATCACCATGTCAGCCTGTGGCGCGACGGCAAGCCAGCCTTCGCCGCCGGTCCGAACCGGCTGACGCCGGTCGCCGAAAAGTTTCTCGCCGGCGTGCTGAACCGGATGCAGGAAACGCATCTCCTGTTCCGGCCGACGGTCAATTCCTATCGCCGTTTCGACCGTGGCGCCTGGTCGCCGGAGGACGTCGCCTGGGGTTTCGAGAACCGCACAGCTCCTATTCGCGCCATCACCACGCCCAATGACGGCGCCTGCCGGTTGGAGCATCGCGCGCCGGGCGCCGACATCAATCCCTATCTGTCGATCGCGGCGATCCTGGCGGCGGGCTGCGAAGGCATCGAAAAAGACCTGCCACTGGAAGCGCCGGTGACATCGAACCTTGCCAATCTCGACAAACCGAAACTGCCGCGCACGCTCAACGCCTCGATCGAGGCATTCGCCACCTCCGACTTCTGCGCCGACGCGTTTGGCGAGGCTTTTCGCGACAATTATGCAGAGAGCCGGCGAGCCGAGCAGGCGGCGTTTGATGCCTGGCAGGCATCGCATATCACCGACTTCGAATGGCAGCGCTATTTCGTCAGCTAA
- a CDS encoding undecaprenyl-diphosphate phosphatase gives MESQTIVEALLLGLLEGLTEFIPVSSTGHILLAGHFLGFQSTGKAFEILIQLGAILAILSVYFGRLWKMLLDLPHDRLTRHFVLGILIAFLPAAFLGALAHDFIKTVLFESPKLICIMLIIGGVVLLVVDRMNLKPVYRDVERFPTRLYLQIGLFQCLSLIPGTSRSGSTIVGALLLGVDKRAAAEFSFFLAMPTMVGAFAFDLFKNRNVLTSADLPIIGVGFIAAFISALIVVRFLLEYVSRRGYSLFGWWRLVVGTVGLVALLIWG, from the coding sequence ATGGAAAGCCAGACCATCGTCGAAGCCTTGTTGCTCGGTCTTCTGGAGGGTCTGACCGAGTTCATTCCGGTCTCGTCGACGGGTCACATCCTGCTCGCGGGCCACTTTCTCGGCTTCCAGTCGACCGGAAAGGCTTTCGAGATCCTGATCCAGCTCGGCGCCATACTGGCCATTCTCAGCGTCTATTTCGGCCGTCTCTGGAAGATGCTGCTCGACCTGCCGCATGACCGGCTGACGCGGCATTTCGTCCTTGGTATCCTCATCGCCTTCCTGCCGGCGGCGTTTCTGGGGGCGCTGGCGCATGATTTCATCAAGACGGTGCTGTTCGAATCGCCGAAGCTGATCTGCATCATGCTGATCATCGGCGGCGTGGTCCTGCTTGTGGTGGATCGCATGAATCTCAAGCCGGTCTACCGGGATGTCGAGCGTTTCCCGACGAGGCTTTATCTCCAGATAGGCCTGTTCCAGTGCCTGTCGCTGATCCCCGGCACGTCGCGCTCGGGTTCGACCATTGTCGGCGCGTTGCTTCTGGGCGTCGACAAGCGGGCGGCGGCGGAGTTCTCCTTCTTCCTCGCCATGCCGACCATGGTCGGCGCCTTCGCCTTCGACCTGTTCAAGAACCGCAACGTGCTGACCTCCGCAGACCTGCCGATCATCGGCGTCGGCTTCATCGCCGCCTTCATCTCGGCGCTCATCGTCGTGCGCTTCCTGCTCGAGTACGTCTCGCGGCGCGGTTATTCGCTGTTCGGCTGGTGGCGGCTGGTCGTCGGCACCGTCGGGCTGGTTGCCCTGCTGATCTGGGGCTAG
- a CDS encoding glutathione S-transferase family protein, giving the protein MLTLFHHPMFATCRFVRLAFGEYGEELALIEEKPWTRRKEFLALNPAGTLPILLAEGDVPIVGAMVIAEYLDETRGVLKRDKRLFAEDPMQRAEIRRLTDWYLTKAEGEVTRHLVRERVLKPVMPETAGGGSPDSGAIRAARANIRQHMKYTNWLAGTRHWLAGSRVTYADLAAAATLSVLDYLGEIDWREHAAAREWYTRVKSRPSFRPLLTDRVRGLSPVSHYADLDF; this is encoded by the coding sequence ATGCTGACGCTTTTCCACCATCCCATGTTCGCCACTTGTCGCTTCGTCCGCCTTGCGTTCGGCGAGTACGGCGAGGAATTGGCCCTGATCGAGGAAAAGCCGTGGACGCGGCGCAAGGAGTTCCTGGCGCTGAACCCGGCCGGTACGCTGCCGATCCTGCTCGCCGAAGGCGACGTGCCGATCGTCGGCGCCATGGTGATCGCCGAATATCTCGACGAGACGCGCGGTGTCTTGAAGCGCGACAAGCGGCTGTTTGCCGAGGATCCTATGCAGCGCGCCGAAATCCGCCGGCTGACCGACTGGTATCTCACCAAGGCTGAAGGCGAGGTGACCCGGCATCTGGTGCGCGAACGCGTGCTGAAGCCGGTCATGCCGGAAACGGCGGGCGGCGGCTCGCCCGATTCAGGCGCGATCCGTGCGGCGCGCGCCAATATCCGCCAGCACATGAAATACACCAACTGGCTGGCCGGCACCCGCCACTGGCTGGCCGGCAGCAGGGTCACCTATGCCGACCTCGCGGCGGCGGCGACGCTGTCGGTGCTGGATTACCTGGGCGAGATCGACTGGCGCGAACATGCCGCGGCGCGCGAATGGTACACGCGGGTGAAGTCTCGGCCCTCCTTCCGGCCGCTCCTGACCGACCGCGTGCGCGGCCTGTCGCCGGTGTCGCATTATGCGGACCTCGACTTCTGA
- the queG gene encoding tRNA epoxyqueuosine(34) reductase QueG: MRTSTSDASKLRALIDAEAQRAGFDAIAVTTPDAIPLAPARLAEFVADGFHGSMQWIAETLERRSEPTALWPRVRSIIVLAMNYGPDHDPRSILAKRDRGAISVYARNRDYHDVMKGRLKEIAGKIVARAGGDVQVFVDTAPVMEKPLAEAAGLGWQGKHTNLVSREHGSWLFLGTIFTTAELVPDRAEIDHCGSCRACLDACPTNAFPAPYRLDARRCISYLTIENKGPIPHEFRERIGNRIYGCDDCLAACPWNKFAQAASEAKLAARDDLREPALADLLHLDDAAFRAFFSGSPIKRIGRDRFIRNVLIAAGNSGDASLGGIVHALLDDASPLVRGAAIWALTRLVPNTEYSERAAAGLKTESDEAVRDEWRLALSKPNPIGTHA; the protein is encoded by the coding sequence ATGCGGACCTCGACTTCTGACGCGTCAAAACTGCGCGCGCTGATCGACGCGGAGGCGCAGCGCGCCGGCTTCGATGCCATCGCCGTCACCACCCCGGATGCGATCCCGCTGGCGCCGGCCAGGCTCGCCGAATTCGTCGCCGACGGCTTTCACGGCTCGATGCAGTGGATCGCCGAGACGCTGGAGCGGCGCAGCGAACCGACGGCACTGTGGCCGCGGGTGCGCTCCATCATCGTGCTGGCGATGAATTACGGCCCCGACCACGATCCGCGATCAATCCTGGCCAAACGCGACCGTGGCGCGATCTCCGTCTATGCGCGCAACCGCGACTATCACGACGTCATGAAGGGCCGGCTGAAGGAGATCGCCGGCAAGATCGTGGCGCGAGCCGGTGGCGACGTGCAGGTTTTCGTCGACACCGCGCCGGTGATGGAAAAACCGCTGGCGGAAGCGGCCGGACTTGGCTGGCAGGGCAAGCACACCAATCTGGTCAGCCGGGAACACGGCTCCTGGCTGTTCCTCGGCACCATCTTCACCACAGCCGAACTCGTCCCCGACCGGGCGGAGATCGACCACTGCGGCTCCTGCCGCGCCTGTCTCGACGCCTGTCCGACCAATGCCTTTCCCGCGCCCTACCGGCTCGACGCGCGGCGCTGCATCTCCTACCTCACCATCGAGAACAAGGGGCCGATCCCGCATGAATTCCGCGAAAGGATCGGCAACCGCATCTATGGCTGCGACGACTGCCTCGCCGCATGCCCGTGGAACAAGTTTGCCCAGGCGGCCTCCGAGGCCAAGCTTGCCGCACGCGACGATCTGCGCGAGCCGGCGTTGGCCGATCTGCTCCACCTCGACGACGCCGCCTTCCGCGCCTTCTTCTCCGGTTCGCCGATAAAACGCATCGGCCGCGACCGCTTTATCCGCAACGTGCTGATCGCCGCCGGAAATTCCGGCGATGCCTCGCTGGGCGGCATTGTGCACGCGCTGCTCGACGATGCCTCGCCGCTGGTGCGGGGCGCGGCAATATGGGCGCTGACGCGGCTTGTGCCCAACACCGAATACTCCGAACGTGCCGCCGCCGGCCTGAAGACCGAGAGCGACGAGGCCGTGCGCGACGAATGGCGGTTGGCGCTGTCAAAGCCAAATCCAATCGGGACGCATGCATGA
- a CDS encoding SDR family oxidoreductase, with protein sequence MTRKQIFIFGAGYSGRAFARANSEAATIFGTTRSPEKFEALRQAGIVPLAFDGTLTPEIGAALRKTTHLVISVAPEDAGDPVLNAIRATIIADMPALEWIGYLSTVGVYGDHGGGWVDEAAECRPVSKRSMMRVAAEQEWLRLGEDIDRPATVLRLSGIYGPGRNALVNLENGTARRLVKPDQVFNRIHCDDIAGALWYLADGNRGGIFNVTDDLPAPPQDVVAYAASLMGVAPPPEIPFDGAELSPMARSFYGENKRVANAAIKAAGYSFRFRDYRTAFDYMWKSGDWRDGEARSPMKR encoded by the coding sequence ATGACCAGGAAGCAGATCTTCATTTTCGGCGCCGGCTATTCGGGTAGGGCTTTTGCCCGCGCCAACTCCGAAGCCGCCACGATCTTTGGGACAACGCGGTCACCGGAAAAATTCGAGGCGCTGCGCCAAGCTGGCATCGTACCCCTCGCGTTCGACGGCACGCTGACACCGGAGATCGGCGCGGCGTTGCGGAAAACGACCCATCTGGTGATCTCGGTCGCACCGGAGGACGCTGGCGATCCGGTGCTGAATGCGATCCGCGCGACAATCATCGCGGACATGCCGGCGCTGGAATGGATTGGCTATCTCTCGACCGTGGGCGTCTATGGCGATCATGGCGGTGGCTGGGTCGATGAAGCGGCCGAGTGCCGGCCGGTGTCAAAACGCTCGATGATGCGGGTGGCAGCCGAACAGGAATGGCTGAGACTGGGTGAGGATATCGATCGGCCGGCGACCGTCCTGCGCCTTTCCGGCATCTACGGGCCAGGCCGCAACGCCCTCGTCAACCTGGAAAACGGCACCGCAAGGCGGCTGGTCAAACCGGACCAGGTGTTCAACCGCATCCATTGCGACGACATCGCCGGCGCGCTCTGGTATCTCGCCGACGGCAATCGTGGCGGCATCTTCAACGTCACCGACGATCTGCCGGCGCCGCCGCAGGATGTCGTCGCCTATGCCGCGTCGCTGATGGGTGTCGCACCGCCGCCCGAAATTCCCTTCGATGGCGCTGAGCTTTCGCCCATGGCGCGCTCCTTCTATGGCGAGAACAAGCGTGTCGCCAATGCCGCCATCAAGGCGGCGGGATACAGTTTCCGCTTTCGCGATTACCGCACCGCCTTCGACTATATGTGGAAGAGCGGCGACTGGCGCGACGGCGAGGCGCGCAGCCCGATGAAGCGCTAG